The genomic DNA GATACAGCCAGCCCTCCTTCAGTTCGGGCTCGCCCTCGAAAAGCTCGAACCAGACCGGGTCGCGCTCGGGATCGGCGTGGCTCTCGCACATGAAGCCCGCCGGGCTCGCCGCCACGAGATGGGCGTGGATTTGCGGATCGTGGTGCGGGATGAAGGAAAGGCCCGCCGCCTCGGCCGACGCCACGATCTCCCGGCTCCCGGTCACCCCCTCGAACTTGGTCGCGTCGAACTGGATGTAGTCCACCGCCCCCGACTCGATGAGGAGCAGACAGTCCGACACCGTGACCTCGCCGTGTCCCTCGGCGATGGGAATGGGACAGGACTTCCGCAGCTTCGGCAGCGAGCGCTTGGCCTCGCGCCAACCCAGGGGCTCCTCCAGCCAGGCCAGATCGAATTCCTGAAGAGCCTCGGCCCCCCGCAGTGCCTCCTCGAAACCCCAGGCGCCGTTCACATCCACCGCCAGAGCGCACTCGGGGCCGATCGCCCCGCGGACGGCGGCCACCCGCCCCACATCCTCCTTCAGCGCAAGCCCGCCCACCTTCATCTTGAAGGCACGGTGCCCCATGTCGTAGGAGCGCTCCATCTCGGCCACCAACTCGCGGACGCCCTTCCCCTCGCGGTAGTAGCCCCCGCCCGCATAGGTGCGCGCCCGGCTCTCACTGCCGCCCAGCATTTGATAAAGGGGCCTCCCCTCGGCCTTTCCCTTGATGTCCCAGAGGGCGTTGTCCACCGCCGCCGCCGCCGTCACGACCGCCGAGCGGCCCCA from bacterium includes the following:
- a CDS encoding mandelate racemase/muconate lactonizing enzyme family protein, coding for MKITGVEAYVLSAPQPEREFWVSWKPVFSVNELVVKVHTDAGVTGVGLGTAGVPVRGAAELFARGFGETILQKDPFDPAPVLEKLLGMTYGPEASRRGWGRSAVVTAAAAVDNALWDIKGKAEGRPLYQMLGGSESRARTYAGGGYYREGKGVRELVAEMERSYDMGHRAFKMKVGGLALKEDVGRVAAVRGAIGPECALAVDVNGAWGFEEALRGAEALQEFDLAWLEEPLGWREAKRSLPKLRKSCPIPIAEGHGEVTVSDCLLLIESGAVDYIQFDATKFEGVTGSREIVASAEAAGLSFIPHHDPQIHAHLVAASPAGFMCESHADPERDPVWFELFEGEPELKEGWLY